The Lactobacillus sp. ESL0680 genome has a segment encoding these proteins:
- a CDS encoding glycerate kinase — MKIVIAPDSFKGSLTAKEAAHAIKQGMQPILPEAEYTLVPMADGGEGTVSALTAATDGKFIQEQVTGPLGQEVTATYGILGTSNTAVIEMAAASGLQYVTEETHNPLIATTFGTGQLIISALNQGANQIILGIGGSATNDGGAGMAQALGYQLLDSQDCELSFGGGQLDKLVKIDTSKVDPRLKQVKILIASDVTNPLVGPDGASHIFGPQKGATPEMVAQLDRNLDHYADVIQQDLGVAVKDLAGAGAAGGLGAGLIAFTNSTMAKGSDIVIQFSGLKEKLQQADIVITGEGGIDYQTQFGKTPYGVALAAKEVAPTALVLALAGNIGEDVSALYKNGIIDAIFATPIGAEALPEAIANAEHDVAITAENVARLIKVLRK; from the coding sequence GTGAAAATTGTAATTGCACCAGACTCATTTAAAGGGAGCTTAACGGCTAAGGAAGCTGCTCATGCAATTAAGCAGGGGATGCAGCCGATCTTGCCGGAAGCTGAATATACACTAGTACCGATGGCTGACGGCGGCGAGGGGACAGTAAGTGCCCTGACAGCGGCAACTGACGGCAAATTCATTCAAGAGCAAGTAACGGGGCCACTAGGACAAGAAGTCACGGCGACTTACGGCATTTTAGGAACTTCCAATACTGCTGTAATTGAAATGGCAGCTGCCAGTGGACTGCAATATGTGACAGAAGAGACGCATAATCCTCTGATTGCCACGACTTTTGGTACGGGACAGTTGATTATTAGTGCTCTTAATCAAGGCGCCAACCAAATTATTTTAGGCATTGGCGGTTCGGCAACTAATGATGGCGGTGCCGGAATGGCTCAAGCCCTCGGTTACCAACTGCTTGATAGTCAAGATTGTGAGCTTAGTTTTGGCGGCGGTCAGCTTGATAAGCTGGTTAAAATTGATACCAGTAAGGTTGATCCCAGACTCAAACAGGTAAAAATTCTAATTGCTTCAGATGTGACTAACCCGTTGGTGGGTCCAGATGGTGCCAGCCATATTTTTGGCCCGCAAAAAGGAGCGACTCCAGAGATGGTAGCTCAGTTGGACCGTAACCTTGACCACTATGCAGACGTAATTCAGCAAGACCTAGGCGTAGCAGTTAAGGATCTAGCCGGTGCTGGTGCTGCGGGCGGCTTAGGTGCCGGGCTAATTGCCTTTACCAATTCGACAATGGCTAAGGGGAGTGACATTGTCATTCAGTTTAGTGGCTTGAAAGAAAAGCTCCAGCAAGCCGATATCGTAATTACCGGTGAAGGTGGGATTGACTATCAGACACAGTTTGGTAAAACACCTTATGGTGTTGCCCTTGCTGCTAAAGAAGTTGCACCTACTGCCTTGGTCTTGGCACTTGCCGGTAATATTGGTGAGGATGTGAGTGCCTTGTACAAAAATGGCATAATTGACGCGATTTTCGCAACACCGATTGGGGCTGAGGCACTGCCAGAGGCAATTGCCAATGCCGAGCATGATGTGGCGATTACCGCTGAAAACGTTGCACGTTTAATTAAGGTCTTGCGTAAATAA
- the citG gene encoding triphosphoribosyl-dephospho-CoA synthase CitG: MINSITQNALRALLYEVTTEPKPGLVDPASSGPHPDMNIYTFIDSSLSLTQYLTDAVELGQNFKETDLRQMFYTLRQKGLAAEKVMFTATQSVNTHKGAIFALGIFTCAESYCQTRQTELFLTIQKMCRGLVKHDLGRNSLPQTAGEKEYAKYGYGGARAEAEQGYPIVEKIALPFLKNSTGTVQTRLLDTLMKIATVTVDSNLIKRAGNAQVIDWLHQEAAEYLNLGGYATPAGQQKLTELAQDCLEHNYSLGGCADLLIVTIFVGLERNYL, encoded by the coding sequence ATGATAAATTCAATTACGCAAAACGCACTGCGCGCGCTTTTATATGAAGTTACTACAGAACCTAAACCCGGATTAGTTGATCCCGCTAGTTCCGGCCCCCACCCTGATATGAACATCTATACTTTCATTGACAGCAGTCTCAGCCTGACACAATACTTAACTGACGCGGTCGAACTTGGTCAAAATTTTAAGGAAACAGACTTAAGACAAATGTTTTACACGCTTCGGCAAAAGGGACTGGCCGCTGAGAAAGTAATGTTTACGGCAACTCAAAGTGTTAACACTCATAAGGGGGCAATCTTTGCCTTAGGTATTTTTACTTGTGCCGAAAGTTACTGCCAAACTAGACAGACAGAACTGTTTTTAACTATTCAAAAAATGTGTCGCGGCTTAGTCAAACATGATTTAGGACGTAATTCTCTGCCGCAAACTGCCGGCGAAAAAGAGTACGCCAAATACGGCTACGGCGGCGCTCGCGCCGAAGCCGAACAGGGTTATCCAATTGTCGAAAAGATTGCACTTCCTTTTCTAAAAAATAGTACAGGAACCGTCCAAACTCGCTTATTAGATACGTTAATGAAAATTGCAACTGTCACTGTCGACAGCAACCTAATTAAACGCGCTGGCAATGCCCAGGTAATTGATTGGCTGCACCAAGAAGCTGCTGAGTATTTAAACTTGGGCGGCTACGCTACACCAGCTGGCCAGCAAAAGTTAACTGAGCTAGCACAAGACTGTCTAGAACATAACTACAGCTTAGGCGGTTGTGCGGATTTACTAATTGTTACTATTTTTGTTGGGTTAGAACGCAACTATTTATAA
- a CDS encoding lysophospholipid acyltransferase family protein has product MIIGDDRERVIANIKRATETGDLNAKVEVGDPVLSLQERKDLVNAFWQEQQSLKGKLNNKVGHTFFNTLARVLTASTTFTGLDNLSDLPRGGAIITTNHFNQIDSLPIKRLANKTHHHLTIAIEDTNLKLPGILSYLMNYVGTIPLVQSTSYISDDFPKHLHHALAQDDWVLIYPEQEMWWNYRKPRTLQRGAYYFAAKQNVPIISTFIEIQTLPKLEKDHPHFEQTKYIVHVLPPIYPDTSVSANIDSKRMLKQDYQQKIAAYENAYQRKLDYTFTPWDIAGWRNK; this is encoded by the coding sequence ATGATTATCGGAGACGATCGCGAACGTGTAATTGCAAATATCAAGCGGGCAACTGAAACTGGTGATTTGAACGCTAAAGTTGAGGTTGGCGACCCCGTTCTGTCATTGCAAGAACGAAAAGATTTGGTTAATGCATTTTGGCAGGAACAACAAAGTTTAAAGGGCAAACTGAATAATAAGGTTGGTCACACCTTTTTCAATACCTTGGCACGCGTTTTAACAGCTTCGACCACATTTACGGGGCTTGATAACTTAAGTGACTTGCCACGCGGCGGAGCGATTATTACAACCAACCACTTCAACCAAATTGACTCACTGCCAATTAAGCGCCTGGCGAATAAAACCCACCACCACTTAACGATTGCAATTGAGGATACCAACTTAAAGTTACCCGGCATTCTAAGCTACTTGATGAACTACGTCGGGACTATTCCGCTGGTTCAAAGTACCAGCTACATCAGCGATGACTTCCCCAAGCATTTACATCATGCACTAGCACAAGATGATTGGGTGTTAATTTATCCTGAACAGGAAATGTGGTGGAATTACCGCAAACCGCGGACTTTGCAGCGTGGTGCCTACTACTTCGCTGCCAAGCAAAATGTGCCGATTATTTCAACCTTTATTGAGATTCAAACTCTCCCAAAGTTGGAAAAAGACCACCCTCATTTTGAGCAAACTAAGTACATTGTCCACGTGCTGCCCCCAATTTATCCTGATACCAGCGTTAGTGCCAACATTGACTCCAAACGCATGCTAAAACAGGATTATCAACAAAAAATTGCCGCCTACGAAAACGCTTATCAGCGTAAGTTGGATTACACTTTTACCCCATGGGATATTGCCGGCTGGCGCAACAAGTAA
- a CDS encoding cytochrome b5 domain-containing protein, which translates to MEKFTKDTLAKYDGKNGNPAYVAIDGKVYDVTGNSHWTNGEHHGFSAGQALDEGIAQSPHGKSVLAKLNQVGTYED; encoded by the coding sequence ATGGAGAAGTTCACAAAAGATACTTTAGCAAAATACGATGGTAAAAACGGCAACCCAGCTTACGTTGCTATTGACGGTAAGGTTTACGATGTAACCGGTAATTCACACTGGACTAACGGCGAACACCACGGCTTTTCAGCTGGTCAAGCTTTAGACGAAGGGATTGCACAATCACCTCACGGTAAGAGCGTTTTGGCTAAGTTGAACCAAGTTGGTACATACGAAGACTAA
- a CDS encoding flavocytochrome c, producing MKPGTYNVKAKGHGASFMPMKVTLSEDKITDITIDSSGETKGVADKVFERLPKQIIANQTLNVDAVSGATISSNGVVTGVAEAITQAGGDAQEWENRAKPSVNDGEDKEFTTDVVVIGAGGAGLAAAARTIQNGKKVIVLEKYPQIGGNTTRAGGPLNAAEPDWQKQFKALPGEKESLIKLAEMPIDEIDPEYQEDFKKLQKQINAYVESDGDYLFDSVLLHEIQTYLGGKRKDLNGNEIHGNYALVTELVNNVLDSVKWLTDLGVKFDRSDVTMPVGALWRRGHKPVEPMGYAFIHVLGDWAKEHGATILTETRAKHLIINDGQITGVVAEAGNGSKVTIHAQKVILTSGGFGANTPMVQKYNTYWKHIDDDIATTNSPAITGDGIALGQEAGAKLVGMGFIQLMPVSDPKTGELFTGLQTPPENFIMVNQKGERFVNEFAERDTLAQAAIANGGLFYLIADDKIKSTAYNTTQESIDAQVEAGTLLKADTLEELAEKAGMDPDVLVATIKKYNSYVDAGKDPEFGKSAFHLKCEVAPFYATPRKPAIHHTMGGVKINPKAQVLNEQDQVIDGLYAAGEVAGGLHAGNRLGGNSLADIFTFGRIAADTACSELKDTDTATGASAH from the coding sequence ATGAAACCAGGTACATATAATGTAAAAGCAAAGGGTCATGGCGCTAGCTTTATGCCAATGAAGGTGACACTTTCTGAAGATAAAATAACTGATATTACAATTGATTCCAGTGGTGAAACTAAGGGAGTTGCCGACAAAGTTTTTGAGCGGCTACCAAAGCAAATCATTGCCAACCAAACTTTAAATGTTGATGCTGTGAGTGGTGCAACGATCTCAAGTAATGGTGTGGTTACGGGAGTTGCTGAAGCGATAACTCAAGCCGGCGGCGATGCTCAAGAATGGGAGAACCGTGCTAAACCAAGCGTTAATGATGGTGAAGACAAAGAATTCACAACTGATGTTGTCGTAATTGGTGCTGGTGGTGCCGGCCTTGCTGCAGCTGCAAGAACAATTCAAAATGGCAAAAAAGTTATCGTTTTGGAAAAATATCCGCAAATCGGCGGTAACACAACTCGTGCTGGTGGTCCATTAAACGCGGCAGAACCTGACTGGCAAAAGCAATTTAAGGCACTTCCAGGTGAAAAAGAAAGCTTGATTAAGCTAGCAGAAATGCCAATTGATGAGATTGATCCCGAATATCAAGAAGACTTTAAGAAATTACAAAAGCAGATTAATGCTTATGTTGAATCTGATGGCGATTACTTGTTTGATTCAGTGTTATTACACGAAATTCAAACTTACTTAGGTGGTAAGCGGAAAGATTTAAATGGTAATGAAATCCACGGTAACTATGCCTTAGTAACTGAATTAGTTAACAATGTTTTGGATTCCGTTAAGTGGCTGACAGATTTAGGGGTTAAATTTGATCGCAGCGACGTTACTATGCCAGTTGGTGCTTTATGGCGCAGAGGTCATAAGCCAGTTGAGCCAATGGGCTATGCCTTTATCCACGTTTTAGGTGATTGGGCTAAAGAACACGGAGCAACGATTTTAACTGAGACTAGAGCCAAGCATTTAATTATTAATGATGGTCAAATTACGGGTGTAGTTGCGGAAGCTGGCAATGGCAGTAAAGTAACCATTCACGCGCAAAAAGTAATTTTAACTTCCGGTGGTTTTGGTGCGAATACGCCAATGGTTCAAAAGTACAACACTTATTGGAAGCATATTGATGACGATATTGCCACAACTAATTCACCAGCAATTACTGGTGACGGGATTGCACTTGGTCAAGAAGCCGGTGCCAAGTTGGTCGGCATGGGCTTTATCCAATTAATGCCTGTTTCTGATCCAAAAACTGGTGAATTGTTTACTGGTTTGCAGACACCGCCAGAGAACTTTATTATGGTTAATCAAAAGGGTGAACGTTTTGTTAACGAATTCGCTGAACGTGACACCTTGGCTCAAGCAGCCATTGCCAATGGCGGTCTGTTCTACCTGATTGCTGATGACAAGATTAAGTCTACAGCCTATAACACAACGCAAGAATCAATTGATGCACAGGTTGAAGCTGGCACTTTGCTCAAGGCCGATACACTTGAAGAATTAGCCGAAAAGGCCGGAATGGATCCAGATGTTTTAGTTGCAACAATTAAGAAATACAATTCTTACGTTGATGCAGGTAAAGATCCTGAATTTGGCAAGAGTGCATTCCACTTGAAATGTGAAGTTGCACCATTTTATGCAACACCACGTAAACCAGCCATTCACCATACAATGGGTGGCGTTAAGATTAATCCTAAGGCTCAAGTGCTTAATGAACAAGATCAAGTAATTGATGGCTTGTACGCTGCTGGTGAAGTAGCTGGCGGCTTGCATGCTGGTAACCGTTTAGGTGGTAACTCTTTGGCTGATATCTTTACATTCGGTCGAATTGCTGCCGATACTGCTTGCAGTGAATTAAAAGACACTGATACTGCAACTGGTGCATCTGCACATTAA
- a CDS encoding GntP family permease, with translation MVLTWWSALLGLILAIILILKKLNPVYSLILGAIFACLIGGANLTQTINILVAGGQSVIGTILRVLAAGMLAGVMMESGAANIIAKTIVNKLGDKLAIFALALATMVITAVGVFIPVAVLIVAPIALEVGKRMHISKLALLVALSGGGKAGNIISPNPNTIAAAKGFKVELSQLMIADFIPAVVALLVTVIVASLIKGKGESVSDKDLEGLAADSNDTALPSLASALVTPILAILLLLINPIGSICKLTFLTKINLDAMYVLPIASIIGALAMKKGKKLRAYAQAGIGRMTDVVLILIGAGAIGATITNSTLPQLIITLIKSSGISGVFLAPISGILMAAASASTSTGVILATGSFTKAILGFGISPLAGAAMVHTGAIVIDHLPQGNYFHVTANAMNMNIKERSKAIGYETIVGLSATIVATMMYGFMHLM, from the coding sequence ATGGTTTTAACATGGTGGTCGGCGCTGCTGGGATTGATCTTAGCAATTATTTTAATACTAAAAAAATTAAATCCCGTTTATTCGCTGATTTTGGGAGCAATCTTTGCTTGTCTGATAGGCGGGGCTAATTTAACACAAACGATTAATATTCTAGTTGCCGGCGGTCAAAGTGTGATCGGAACAATTCTGCGGGTTTTGGCTGCAGGGATGTTAGCTGGTGTAATGATGGAATCTGGTGCAGCCAATATAATTGCTAAGACAATTGTGAATAAGCTTGGCGATAAGTTGGCGATTTTTGCGCTAGCACTTGCAACAATGGTTATTACGGCTGTCGGGGTTTTTATTCCGGTGGCTGTTTTAATAGTTGCGCCAATTGCTTTGGAAGTAGGCAAGAGGATGCATATCTCTAAATTGGCGCTGTTAGTTGCATTATCTGGCGGTGGTAAGGCCGGAAACATTATTTCGCCCAATCCTAATACGATTGCGGCCGCAAAGGGCTTTAAAGTTGAATTAAGTCAATTAATGATTGCTGACTTTATTCCGGCAGTTGTTGCCCTCTTAGTTACGGTAATTGTTGCTAGTTTAATTAAAGGCAAGGGTGAATCCGTTAGTGATAAAGATTTAGAAGGTTTGGCTGCTGATAGTAATGATACAGCGTTGCCTTCTTTAGCTTCAGCGTTAGTCACCCCAATCTTGGCTATTTTGTTATTATTAATTAACCCAATAGGTTCAATCTGTAAGTTAACCTTTTTGACTAAAATAAACTTGGATGCAATGTATGTGCTGCCAATAGCCAGTATTATCGGTGCGCTTGCCATGAAGAAGGGCAAGAAGTTACGTGCCTATGCCCAAGCCGGAATTGGCCGAATGACCGATGTTGTGTTAATTTTAATTGGCGCAGGGGCAATTGGGGCTACGATAACTAATTCAACCTTACCGCAATTAATTATTACGTTAATTAAGTCTTCAGGTATTTCAGGCGTCTTTTTGGCACCAATTTCGGGTATCTTAATGGCAGCTGCGTCTGCATCGACGTCTACTGGAGTTATTTTGGCAACCGGATCATTTACGAAGGCGATTTTGGGCTTTGGGATTTCACCATTAGCTGGTGCCGCAATGGTTCATACAGGTGCAATTGTGATCGATCACTTGCCACAGGGTAATTATTTCCACGTCACTGCTAATGCAATGAACATGAATATTAAGGAACGTTCTAAGGCAATTGGTTATGAAACAATTGTTGGATTAAGTGCGACAATTGTTGCGACGATGATGTATGGTTTTATGCATTTAATGTAG
- a CDS encoding LysR family transcriptional regulator: MKNPEILLHYLDALLKESNFTRAAHELYISQPYLTQLIKRIEKQLGATIINRNNLPFTLTEAGLIYYKYLETAISNKQNLTQKLTPYVHPDKEIIRIGILESLGTFLLPELLPNFLTDNTNIKVQLFESFPRKNEAQLLHEQIDCYIGQTPESLNHGLDFYVNGSEKYFVIIPPASPYFKKGKFILDPEEYDIKELLKEPFVVSSANSAIRHQVDGAFQKFHIKPNIILESNSIITATNLAIKGLGLTISAASIIKRMAQTPINLLPLDPQLIEIKYFIAVKHGKKLSPSLSNLITKFQELQIQPIIR, translated from the coding sequence ATGAAGAATCCAGAAATTTTATTACACTATCTTGATGCTTTGCTCAAGGAAAGTAATTTTACCCGGGCTGCACATGAACTGTATATTTCCCAGCCCTATTTAACCCAACTAATTAAGCGAATAGAGAAACAACTGGGAGCCACAATCATCAATCGCAATAATCTTCCCTTTACCTTAACTGAAGCTGGCCTAATTTATTACAAATACTTAGAAACAGCCATCAGTAACAAGCAAAACTTAACTCAAAAGTTAACGCCCTATGTCCACCCAGATAAAGAAATTATTCGAATTGGTATCTTAGAAAGTCTCGGAACCTTTTTACTGCCAGAGTTGTTGCCCAATTTTTTAACCGATAATACTAATATTAAGGTTCAATTGTTTGAATCATTTCCGCGAAAAAATGAGGCTCAATTATTACACGAACAGATTGACTGCTACATCGGTCAAACACCTGAATCACTTAATCATGGGCTAGATTTCTATGTTAACGGCAGTGAAAAATACTTTGTGATTATTCCCCCTGCTTCACCTTACTTTAAAAAGGGCAAATTCATTTTGGACCCAGAAGAATATGACATTAAAGAGCTATTGAAAGAACCCTTTGTCGTCAGCTCTGCTAATTCAGCAATCAGACACCAAGTAGACGGTGCTTTCCAAAAGTTCCATATTAAGCCCAACATTATTTTAGAGAGTAACAGTATCATTACGGCTACTAATTTAGCTATCAAAGGACTAGGTCTAACAATTTCTGCTGCCAGCATCATTAAAAGAATGGCACAGACACCTATCAACCTTTTACCGTTAGATCCACAATTGATTGAAATAAAATATTTCATCGCAGTCAAACATGGAAAAAAACTAAGTCCCAGCTTAAGTAACTTAATTACTAAGTTTCAGGAATTACAAATTCAACCAATTATTAGATAA